A section of the Mycolicibacterium chubuense NBB4 genome encodes:
- a CDS encoding YbaB/EbfC family nucleoid-associated protein, with translation MTAAYQSEAELVAHNVARIERVQQTLRDLRKQWASIDVQMESADGDVQLSVNHHGRLVSLSLAPGCTTRHTNEGLEQVISTTLQAAVADAYAERAAIEQNAEQAALAAAELLGDL, from the coding sequence ATGACCGCGGCCTACCAGTCCGAGGCCGAGCTGGTCGCTCACAACGTCGCACGCATCGAGCGAGTTCAGCAGACGTTGCGCGACCTCAGAAAGCAGTGGGCCAGCATCGACGTGCAGATGGAAAGCGCCGATGGCGACGTCCAGCTCTCGGTCAATCACCACGGTCGCCTCGTATCTCTATCGCTGGCTCCCGGATGCACGACCAGACACACCAACGAGGGACTCGAGCAAGTCATCAGCACCACGCTGCAGGCCGCCGTAGCCGACGCCTACGCCGAGCGCGCCGCGATCGAACAGAACGCAGAGCAAGCAGCGCTGGCCGCCGCCGAGCTGCTCGGCGACCTGTAG
- a CDS encoding helix-turn-helix domain-containing protein, which yields MFLQLSAAHADNSSPRYRGCSPTVRRRGTIRTTPIADVVAIRRGRRMAGRELPSPDQFVSLTVEADAHAGIACWSGGPARWAHFTVATAYDLRYEQIRDQMSGGIAKVTLVAIAAEMARFADRSTGRNCWPSNTTLAARSGFTERTVQRARSCLRLLGLATEVVRGRQRTYVERMASWRMGDRSRGWTSVWALHDNQQLTRVIHKMSPHLERSPLRTHTSPWKKPFTTHAGAKGARQGVAPRRRSIDGKGQALARRWRAHPKAPPWSRRYSTAAWAAVLAAPAHAGWSADDLNGAVSDWLIGGHRIPDSPARPIGLMGAILTAYCAHNELAVRPTAYAEAMAAETAVERAEEQRRAAAEREAHAQAREVGRQALHGSGRAQVAAIMAEIKRRRRIE from the coding sequence GTGTTTCTTCAATTGTCCGCAGCGCATGCGGACAACTCATCGCCGCGCTACCGCGGCTGCAGTCCCACCGTGCGCCGGCGGGGCACGATCCGCACCACCCCGATCGCCGACGTCGTGGCCATCAGGCGGGGACGGCGCATGGCGGGCCGTGAGCTGCCCTCCCCCGATCAGTTCGTCAGCCTCACCGTCGAAGCCGACGCGCACGCCGGAATCGCCTGCTGGAGCGGAGGACCCGCGCGGTGGGCACATTTCACCGTGGCCACCGCATATGACCTGCGCTACGAGCAGATCCGCGATCAGATGTCGGGGGGCATTGCGAAAGTGACGCTGGTGGCTATCGCCGCGGAGATGGCGCGATTCGCCGACCGAAGCACCGGCCGCAATTGTTGGCCCAGCAACACCACGTTGGCGGCCCGGTCGGGGTTCACCGAGCGCACCGTTCAACGAGCCCGCTCGTGCCTACGGCTGCTCGGCCTAGCCACAGAGGTCGTCCGCGGCCGACAGCGAACCTACGTCGAGCGGATGGCGTCTTGGCGCATGGGCGACCGTAGCCGCGGCTGGACCTCGGTCTGGGCCCTGCACGACAACCAGCAGCTCACACGGGTTATCCACAAGATGTCACCCCATCTGGAACGGTCCCCACTTAGAACACACACCTCACCTTGGAAAAAACCGTTCACTACCCACGCGGGCGCCAAAGGCGCCCGGCAAGGCGTCGCTCCGCGCCGCCGAAGCATCGACGGCAAAGGCCAGGCGCTGGCGCGGCGCTGGCGGGCGCATCCGAAAGCGCCGCCATGGTCACGGCGTTACAGCACCGCAGCCTGGGCAGCGGTGCTGGCTGCGCCCGCTCACGCCGGATGGAGCGCCGATGACCTCAACGGCGCTGTCTCTGATTGGCTGATCGGCGGCCACCGAATCCCCGACTCCCCCGCCCGCCCCATCGGACTCATGGGCGCCATTCTGACGGCCTACTGCGCCCACAACGAGCTCGCGGTCCGCCCCACGGCTTACGCGGAGGCCATGGCCGCTGAAACAGCCGTGGAGCGCGCTGAGGAGCAGCGCCGGGCAGCCGCTGAGCGCGAGGCGCACGCGCAAGCTCGGGAAGTCGGCCGACAGGCCCTACACGGGTCCGGCAGAGCTCAGGTGGCAGCGATCATGGCCGAGATCAAGCGACGCCGACGCATCGAGTGA
- a CDS encoding type VII secretion target, translating to MVIQVEPSELRRRAEVHAQAIDQIKAARADNERMTTEAQTLGPLYHQVKASISEVAGKRDAALASEQRRHEEMRDALLASAADYERIEAENQARLTISPSDT from the coding sequence GTGGTAATCCAGGTCGAGCCCTCTGAGCTGCGTCGGCGCGCAGAAGTCCATGCCCAAGCGATCGACCAGATCAAAGCAGCCCGCGCCGACAACGAGCGCATGACGACCGAGGCGCAAACCTTAGGCCCGCTGTATCACCAGGTCAAAGCCTCCATCAGCGAGGTTGCCGGCAAGCGTGACGCGGCACTGGCCAGCGAACAGCGTCGCCACGAAGAGATGCGCGACGCTCTGTTGGCTTCGGCCGCCGACTACGAGCGGATCGAAGCTGAAAACCAGGCCCGCCTCACGATCAGTCCGTCCGATACGTAG
- a CDS encoding DUF4226 domain-containing protein, producing MATAAEVVAAIDHILRYKPDWRGTLNDADFTALNDMYQRAKNHPEEWLINKDLPTTLDDKYLGALRLDNPTLFNGGKLVDPPGTPPATVPASVDTPGSGTPGQTPEPADNGFAGRAAEASRRVDDALAKNKTALAEADDELIDAVLGAKTGSDQGKAQLQALQSALVDQIHKLGPTLDTPAGQQQLNDFLQSKTQEILGVVKSSGIDAESKAEVLDALAQRYDAVKDSAGKGTGSTDPAAGTAGSGQTGSGASESAGGPATGQGTTTGDPLGSDPLLNGLASDPLMGGLAGLAGPAMGALSGLPGAMGSMMPAMGGLGGGGGLGNLGGAIGGAIKDATARPVDDYTGAPQDKSDPQSAVKDVAEGGSTEKADAKAEHTATDDDAKKDAATTEPAAAKPADGAHPQPAAAESGQVPAAQPGPDVSMKLPDGSTVTAESPQLAHAGRLVLGGANLDDAAGQAQITVLPPGAPVNDPVSPSQLRLMDYAQFTDHRVMALGNGKVWLNGQVTPVEQMPTGPNFLGWARPQVQTTPTATAPTVLAGVH from the coding sequence ATGGCCACCGCAGCTGAGGTCGTCGCGGCCATCGACCACATCTTGCGCTACAAGCCCGATTGGCGCGGCACGCTGAACGACGCGGATTTCACCGCGCTCAACGACATGTACCAGCGCGCGAAGAACCATCCCGAGGAGTGGCTGATCAACAAGGATCTGCCGACCACCCTCGATGACAAATACTTGGGAGCGCTGCGGCTCGACAACCCGACATTGTTCAACGGCGGCAAGCTCGTTGACCCGCCCGGGACGCCACCTGCGACCGTGCCGGCCAGTGTCGACACACCCGGATCTGGCACACCGGGTCAGACGCCTGAGCCGGCCGACAACGGCTTCGCGGGCCGCGCCGCCGAAGCATCCCGCCGTGTCGATGACGCACTGGCCAAGAACAAGACGGCGCTGGCCGAGGCCGACGATGAACTCATCGATGCGGTCCTGGGCGCCAAGACGGGTTCTGACCAGGGCAAAGCACAGTTGCAGGCACTGCAATCGGCGCTCGTCGACCAAATCCACAAGCTCGGGCCAACTTTGGACACTCCGGCCGGACAACAGCAGCTCAACGACTTCTTGCAGAGCAAGACTCAGGAGATTCTGGGCGTCGTCAAGTCCTCGGGCATCGATGCCGAGTCCAAGGCTGAGGTGCTCGACGCGCTGGCGCAGCGTTACGACGCGGTGAAGGACTCCGCCGGCAAGGGCACCGGGTCCACCGATCCTGCCGCCGGCACTGCCGGTAGCGGCCAAACCGGCAGCGGCGCAAGCGAATCGGCGGGCGGTCCCGCTACTGGGCAAGGGACCACTACCGGTGACCCCCTGGGCAGCGACCCCTTGCTCAACGGTTTGGCCTCGGATCCGTTGATGGGCGGCCTTGCTGGGCTGGCAGGTCCGGCGATGGGCGCCTTGTCCGGGCTGCCCGGCGCGATGGGGTCGATGATGCCCGCAATGGGCGGCCTCGGTGGGGGAGGCGGCCTTGGCAACCTGGGCGGGGCGATCGGCGGGGCGATCAAAGACGCGACCGCCCGCCCCGTCGACGACTACACCGGGGCGCCGCAGGACAAGAGCGACCCGCAGTCGGCGGTCAAAGACGTGGCCGAGGGCGGCAGCACCGAGAAGGCTGATGCCAAAGCCGAGCACACGGCTACCGATGATGACGCCAAGAAGGATGCTGCGACGACCGAGCCCGCGGCGGCCAAACCCGCTGACGGTGCCCACCCTCAACCGGCGGCGGCTGAGAGCGGACAGGTCCCGGCGGCCCAGCCCGGGCCCGACGTCTCAATGAAGCTGCCGGACGGCTCGACTGTCACCGCTGAGAGCCCGCAGCTCGCCCACGCCGGGCGCCTTGTTCTGGGCGGGGCCAACCTCGACGACGCCGCGGGACAAGCCCAAATCACTGTGTTGCCCCCAGGTGCTCCCGTGAATGATCCCGTCTCGCCCAGTCAGCTGAGGTTGATGGACTACGCCCAGTTCACCGACCACCGAGTGATGGCGCTGGGCAACGGCAAAGTCTGGCTCAACGGGCAAGTGACCCCGGTCGAGCAGATGCCGACCGGCCCGAATTTCCTGGGCTGGGCACGTCCCCAAGTCCAGACAACTCCCACAGCTACGGCTCCCACCGTGCTGGCGGGGGTGCATTAG
- a CDS encoding winged helix-turn-helix domain-containing protein, whose protein sequence is MSRVSYAQSAGVQALSGIVFGQKHRLAIMAAIAQSDGLVNPSDLASELGFRSQSSIQVPLKDLTEAGLITREDGMGRVFYRRNAHPIWAAALELLKQGLADDLQAPVQDLRDPRGRTSISE, encoded by the coding sequence ATGTCACGCGTGTCGTACGCGCAATCTGCGGGAGTTCAGGCTCTCTCGGGGATCGTGTTCGGCCAGAAGCATCGACTGGCGATCATGGCCGCCATCGCCCAGAGCGACGGCCTGGTGAATCCCTCGGATCTCGCCAGCGAGCTCGGCTTCCGATCGCAAAGCTCCATCCAGGTGCCGCTGAAGGACCTCACCGAAGCCGGCCTGATCACACGTGAGGACGGGATGGGGCGGGTGTTTTACCGCCGCAACGCGCATCCGATCTGGGCCGCCGCTTTGGAGCTGCTCAAACAAGGCCTCGCCGATGACCTTCAGGCCCCGGTACAGGACCTCCGTGACCCTCGCGGCCGCACCTCGATCAGTGAGTAG
- a CDS encoding ParA family protein, which produces MSKVILVLNQKGGVGKSTATVNLAAVRAQQLIEGHDPDALSPVAAVSIDPQGSAKWWANQVESLPFHLIQAHDDPLEWLAQLNNLPGIAEVYVDTAGWFDLDPDGVGDGLGDGYSAEALRTVLGVTDEALVPMLNEPLCFDPTARTIRKLLEPRNIPYRVFINNWDPREGDYWLEQTKNFVRGQGWPLAQTVVRRYKVHTNASNEGVVVTQYKKSGSAINAAADFYNLADELSAVGVQ; this is translated from the coding sequence ATGAGTAAAGTCATCCTTGTCTTGAATCAGAAAGGTGGCGTCGGGAAGAGCACCGCCACCGTAAACCTCGCCGCCGTGCGTGCCCAACAGCTCATCGAGGGGCACGATCCCGATGCCCTCTCCCCCGTTGCGGCGGTCTCCATCGACCCGCAGGGGTCGGCCAAATGGTGGGCCAATCAAGTCGAGTCGTTGCCCTTCCATCTCATCCAGGCCCACGACGATCCACTCGAGTGGCTCGCCCAATTGAACAATCTTCCCGGCATCGCCGAGGTCTACGTGGACACCGCGGGCTGGTTCGATCTGGACCCCGACGGCGTCGGGGACGGTCTAGGTGACGGGTATTCAGCTGAGGCTCTGCGCACCGTTCTCGGCGTCACCGACGAAGCACTCGTTCCTATGCTCAACGAGCCGCTGTGCTTTGACCCCACCGCACGCACCATCCGCAAACTGCTTGAACCGCGCAACATCCCCTACCGGGTGTTCATCAACAACTGGGATCCACGCGAAGGCGACTACTGGCTGGAGCAAACCAAGAATTTCGTGCGTGGCCAGGGCTGGCCTTTGGCGCAGACGGTCGTCCGGCGCTACAAGGTCCACACCAACGCGTCCAACGAAGGAGTTGTCGTGACCCAGTACAAGAAGTCGGGATCTGCCATCAATGCAGCAGCCGACTTCTATAACCTCGCCGACGAACTCAGTGCAGTGGGTGTGCAGTAG
- a CDS encoding DUF2694 domain-containing protein yields the protein MEVFEATSHDESIIVSVDRQGATVGVQLEPEAMDLADEELAARIIRLNTLAYLRSQLALRLEMERNHVENVGSFLPTEDQVAAFAMTIDF from the coding sequence GTGGAGGTCTTCGAGGCCACCAGCCACGATGAGTCCATCATCGTCTCTGTCGACCGTCAGGGCGCCACGGTCGGGGTGCAACTGGAGCCGGAGGCGATGGACCTCGCCGACGAAGAGCTGGCGGCGCGGATCATCCGGTTGAACACCCTGGCCTACCTGCGGTCCCAGTTGGCGCTGCGCCTGGAGATGGAACGCAACCACGTCGAGAATGTGGGATCTTTTCTGCCCACCGAGGACCAGGTGGCCGCGTTCGCGATGACCATCGACTTCTAG
- a CDS encoding DUF2637 domain-containing protein, with amino-acid sequence MTAVMDTPASLDSTPAQGGLQEVGSETASGAADERRGLSPADRREQQSARLSLVRLTRSTAVAITVVIGASSFVLSFSSLRDLAARTAWPGYLAWLWPVIVDGAIILATMALVAFSAYPEQRSARRYFWTLLTVGACVSVSGNAVHAMIPNPAVPTPPLGPWFAAAIACVPPVALVGATHALSILWRFTPYEKPDEQAQLQNSALALAAERLDRWDAVAAAIHERGSMMSYPTQTIAAVLRHLHDHQPPLPLRQIGEQVGIRHDAVARIRDAAKAVLPR; translated from the coding sequence ATGACCGCGGTGATGGACACGCCCGCGAGCCTGGACAGTACGCCGGCTCAGGGCGGACTTCAGGAAGTGGGATCAGAAACCGCATCCGGCGCAGCCGATGAACGGCGTGGCCTGAGCCCCGCCGACAGGCGCGAGCAGCAGTCTGCACGACTCTCACTGGTGCGCCTCACCCGGAGCACCGCCGTCGCGATCACGGTGGTGATTGGTGCGTCCAGCTTCGTCTTGTCATTCTCTTCGCTACGCGACCTCGCCGCACGTACAGCGTGGCCCGGCTACTTGGCGTGGCTCTGGCCGGTGATCGTCGATGGCGCCATCATTCTCGCGACGATGGCGCTGGTGGCATTCTCGGCCTACCCGGAGCAGCGCAGCGCCCGGCGCTACTTCTGGACTCTTCTGACCGTTGGGGCATGCGTGAGTGTCAGCGGCAACGCAGTGCACGCCATGATCCCCAATCCCGCAGTGCCTACGCCGCCGTTGGGCCCGTGGTTCGCGGCCGCCATCGCCTGCGTGCCTCCCGTCGCCCTTGTTGGTGCAACGCACGCATTGTCGATCCTGTGGCGCTTCACGCCGTACGAGAAACCCGACGAGCAGGCTCAATTGCAGAATAGTGCCCTGGCGCTGGCCGCCGAGCGCCTCGACCGATGGGATGCGGTGGCTGCGGCGATCCACGAACGCGGATCGATGATGTCGTATCCCACTCAGACCATTGCCGCGGTCTTGCGTCACCTTCATGACCATCAGCCACCGTTGCCGCTGCGCCAGATCGGCGAGCAAGTGGGGATCCGCCATGACGCCGTTGCCCGTATCCGTGACGCGGCCAAGGCCGTTCTACCTCGGTAA